The genome window AGCAAAGTGTCGCGATCGGCGAGACCAGCTCGACCAGCGGTCAGTGGAACGTTGCGATCGGCTACCAGTCGCAGGCGACGGCCCAGGGCGCGGTTGCCCTCGGCGCCTTCTCGCGCGCCGATCAGGTCGACACTGTCTCGGTCGGCAATTCGAGCTCGAGCCTGTATCGGCGCATCGTCAATGTCGCCGATGGCATCGATGCCAATGATGCCGCGACCTTGGGCCAGGTCCAGGCGCTGATCTCGGCGGCGCCGAGCGGCGACGAACCGTATGTCGACATCAACAGCACGGGCCCGCTCGCCAGCGCCACCGGGACGGAAACCATTGCCATCGGCGGCGGCTCCACGACCACCGGCAACGATGCAGTCGCGATCGGCCGCAGTTCCAACGCCGTTCTCAGCGCGACAGCAGTCGGCAACTTTGCTCAAGCCACGGGTGACAGCTCGGTGGCACTCGGCAATGACGCGATTGCGAATGCCCTCAATTCGGTGGCCATCGGCAGCTTCGCTTCGTCAGGCGGTTTCGCCAATTCGGTGGCACTTGGCAGTGGCTCCGTGAACACGGCCAGCAACCAGGTTCAGGTCGGCGGCCGCACCATCGCCGGCGTCGCCAACGGATCCATCGCTTCCGGCTCGACCGAAGCGGTCAACGGCGGGCAGCTCTTCAGCGAGCAGCAGGCGCGGGTGGCGGGGGACACCGCGCTTCAGAACCAGATCACGACCTACAGCAACGCCATCACCGCGCTCGACGGGCGGGTTGGCACGCTCGAGGGCAATGTGACGACCTTGCAGGGTCAGGTCAGCGGGCTCGACGGACGCGTGTCGGCGATTGAGAGCGGGCAGACCGCGCAGAACGGCCGGCTCGACGCGCTGGAGAGCAGCGATACCAGCCAGAACAGCCGGCTAACGGCAGTCGAGACCACCAATACCGTGCAGGACGGCCGCCTTACCGCGGTCGAGACGACCAATACCGCTCAGGACAACCGTCTGACGGCAGTCGAGACCACCAACACCGCCCAGGACGGACGTCTCACCGCGGTCGAGGCGACCAACACCGCGCAGGACGGACGTCTCACGGCGGTCGAGACCACCAACACCACGCAGTCGGGCCAGATCGCTGCCCTGCAGACGTCGGACACCGCCCAGAACGGACGCCTGACCGCACTCGAATCGAGCGGGTCGTCGACCTATGTGCGGATCAACGGCGCTGGCGGCGCGACCCCGGTGGCGACCGGATCGGGCGCGATCGCGATCGGTGACAGCGCGGTGGCCAATGGCGCCGACAGCGTCGCGCTCGGCCGCGGCGCGCAGGCACAGTCGGCCGGCGCGGTGTCGATCGGCAAGGGCAATATCGCCACCGGCATCGGCGCGGTGGCGATCGGTGATCCCAACGTCGCGACCGGAGTCGGCGCGGTCGCGCTCGGCAACGACAATATCGCCACCGGCCAAGGCGCGGTCGCGCTCGGCAACCAAAGCCAGGCCCTGACCGAGGGCGCGGTCGCGATCGGCGACTTCGCGCTCGCCAATGGCACTGGCGGCGTGGCGATCGGCAATGGCGCGTCCAACGCCGCGTTCGCCAATTCGGTCGCGATTGGGCAGGGCAGCGTCAACACCGCCGCCAACCAGGTCAACGTCGGCGGCCGGGTGGTCAGCGGAGTCGCCAACGGTGTCGCCGCGAGCGACGCGGTCAACCTCGGCCAGCTCAATGCCGCGACCTCGGGCAGCATCGCCGCGATCAGCGCGCTACAGGGCGACGTCTCCGGGCTACGGGGCGACGTCGACGAACTCTATGAGCTGCGCGGCGAGGACCGCAAGGACATGAAGCAGGGCATCGCCGCGGCGGTCGCCATGGCCCAGCCGTCGATGCCGTCGGAGCCGGGCCGGGTGAGCTATTCGCTCAACGGGTCGATGTTCCGCGGCGAAGTCGGGGTTGGCGGGGCGATGAACTATCGCCTTAACACCGGCGCGCCGATGGCGGTCGGGGTCGGAGTCAGCCACGCCGGCGGCAAGAACACCGCGGTGCGGGTCGGTGTGTCCGGCGAATTCTAGTCCGCGCCACAGGCGAATGGGGCGTCGGCGCGATCCGGCGCCCCATTTCCGTTTCAGCCCGGGACGGTCTTTCCATTAGGCCCGGACATTGACGCGGGTTAAACTTCCGTCCGGCGACTCGGGCTTCGCCTGGGCCGCGCTTGCGCGTGAGGTGGGCATCGGCGCCTCCGCGGGACAGGGGAGGTCAGCATGGCATTCATCCAGGGCACGACCGGCAACGATCCGCTCGTCGGCACCAGCGACCACGATCTGATCAACGGACTTCAGGGCAATGACACCATCAGCGGGGATGACGGCGACGACCTGATCCGTCCCGGCACGGGCGACGACATCGTCGACGGCGGGAGCGGGTATAACCGGATCAGCTATTATGGCGCCGGCGGCGACACCATCGCCAGCGGAGTGACGGTTACGCTGCTGACCCCGGGCATGGCGCAAGCGACCGGCGGGGCGGGCAACGACACGCTGAGCAACATCCAGCATGTCACCGGCTCGATCCATGACGACGTGCTGACCGGCGACGGGGGCGACAATTGGCTGTGGGGCGGGTTCGATCCCGACGCCAACGGCGGGCTCGGCGGGCCGGGCGGCAACGAGATCATCAGCGCCGGCGGCGGCAACGACCTGGTCGAGGTCGGGGCCGGCAATCATGCGCTCGACGGCGGCGCCGACATCGACGCCCTGTCCTTCTTCTCGGCCGAGGTGGGCTCGACCTCAGGGGTGACGTTCAGCCTGGCGCTTCAGGGGGCAGCGCAGGCGACCGGGCAGGGCAATGTCACCGCGAGCGGATTCGAGCGCCTTTCCGGAACCGCCTACGGCGATATGCTGAGCGGCGACGGCGACGTCAATTTCCTCGCGGGCGATCTCGGCGACGACACGCTGCTCGGCGGCGGCGGGGACGACGCGCTTTACGGCGACGGTCGAATCGCGCCGGACACGAACGGCACCGGCTATTCCGGTCCGATCACCATCTACAACGATGTCGCCGCCAGCTTCTCCCTGACGGCGGGCAATGACTGGCTCGACGGTGGCGCCGGAAACGACCTCATCGACGGCGGCGGCGGCAGCGATACGGCCAGCTTCGCGTCCTGGGGCGAGCGGGTGATCGCCTCGCTCAATCCGTCCGGCAACGGGTTTGCGTCCAACGAGGCCGGGACCGAAACCGACACGCTCGTAAGTGTCGAGAATCTCTCCGGCAGCGCATTCAACGATTCGCTCAACGGCAACGATTTTGACAACGTGCTGAGCGGCGAGGGTGGCCACGATCTGCTGTTCGGTCGCGGTGGCGCCGACACGCTGATCGGCGGCGCGGACGACGACTTCCTGCGCGGCAGCGACGGCGACGATATGCTGAACGGCGGGACCGGCTGGGACCGGGTCTCCAATTACCTCGCCGCGCCGACCGTCGGGGTCACCATCAACCTCAACGTCCAGGGGGTGGCGCAGAACACCAATTACGGAATGGATACGCTGATCGGCATCGAGCACGCCTCCGGCACGATCCTCAACGATACGCTGACCGGCGATGCCAACGTCAATTGGTTGTGGGACGGAAGCGACGGGATCGCCGGCGGCGGATCCGGCAATGACACGATCAGCGCCGGCGGCGGCAACGATCTCGTCGAGAGCGGCGGCGGCGACGATCTGCTCGACGGCGGAGCGGGCGTCGATGCCCTGTCGTTCCTCGGCGGACAGAACGAGATCACCGCCGCCGGTATTGTGTTCAGCCTGGCGCTCCAGGGTGGCGCCCAGGCCACCGCCCAGGGCAACATCACCGCCACCGGCTTCGAAAATCTGTCGGGTTCGATCTTTGGCGACGGGCTGACCGGCGACAATGGCGCCAACCTCGTCCTCGGCGATCGCGGCGACGATATCTTGTCCGGCGGCAATGGCGACGACCGGCTTTATGGTGACGGTCGGCTCCACATCGACAGTCACGGCACCGGCGGGTCGGGGCCAATCACGCTGTGGAACGACGTCACGGCACTCGAGGAAATAGCGGGGGGCAACGACACGCTGCTCGGCGGCAAGGGCGATGACCAGCTGTGGGGCGGGCAGGGCAATGACATCCTGACTGGCGATCAGGGTCGCGACACGTTCGCCTTCTCGGCCGATTCGGGCGACGACCGGATCACCGACTTCGGCAACCTCGACACCATCCTCTTCGACGCGCTGAGCGGGGTCGACGATTTCTCCGACCTCATCATCAGCGCGCTCGGCCGCGACACGCTAATCGAATGGGGCACCAGCGATTCCATCACGCTCGACGGAGTCCGGCCTCGCTCGCTCGACTCGTCCGACTTCGTTTTCGAGGGCGCAGCCGCAAGCGCGATGGTCAGCGCGCGCGAAGACGTCGGCGCGGCTTTGGCGCACGGATCGAGCTTCGGTAGCCAGGATCTGGCGGCGGCGCAGATCGCGCTCGACCTGTCGGCAACCGCGCTCCATGCCGGCTAGCGCGGCCTGCCAACCTGAACGAACGGTCACGCCGCCATTCAGTCGAGATGCAGCCGTAACGGTCGATATGCGTTATCAGACACGTCCCAGTGGGTGGGTGCGTGGATGATGAGGAGTGAGGCCATGAAGGTCGTTTCGAAATTCCTGCTCGGCGGCGCCGGTTTTGCCGCTTTGGCAGCGGTGGCAGCCCCGGCCGCGGCGCAGTACGGTTATCCGCAGCCCGGCTATGGCGGCGGTTACGGCCAGGGCAATGTCCTGGGCACCATCCTCGACACCATCCTCGGTGGCCGCAGCTACGGCGGCGGCGATCGCCGTGCGGTCGAGCAGTGCGTGCGCGCCGTCGAATATCGCATCAACACCCGCGGTTTCGACAATGAACCGGGCCGCTATCGCCAGTATCAGTACGGTTATGGCTACGACAACCAGTACCGCAACTATCAGGGCGCGCGCGTGCTCCAGGTGACCGAAGTGCGCCGCCGCTCGAACGGCGGGCTCAAGGTCATCGGCCTCGCCACCACCGGCCAGCAGGGCGGCTACGGCGCCTATGGCAACCAGGGCTACGGCGGCCAGGGCTACGGCTATGGCGACCCGAACTACGGCTACGGCCAGCAGGGTTATGGCCAGGGCTACGGCCAGTACGGCTATGGCCAGATGCAGGCCGACGCCCGCTTCGACTGTTCGATCGACCGTTACGGGCGGATCACCGACATCGATGCCAAGCGCACGCGCGGTGGCTACGGGTACAATCAGTACCGCCGCTACTAAGCCGATCGCCCGTCACGGGTGACAAGGATGCGCCGGGGCCCTAGGGCTCCGGCGCATTCTTTTTGCCTTCATGCGAGCGCCGAATGACCCCCGCCGACACCATCCTGATCGTCGATTTCGGAAGCCAGGTGACCCAGCTTATCGCCCGGCGGGTGCGCGAGGCCGGGGTCTATTGCGAGATCGCTCCGTTCACCACCGCCGCCGAGACATTCGCGCGGATGAACCCCCGGGGCATCATCCTGTCGGGCTCGCCCGCCGGGGTGCCCGACGAAGGTTCGCCGCGCGCTCCGCAGGCGCTGTTCTACAGCGGGCTGCCGATCCTCGGCATCTGCTACGGCCAGCAGGTCATGAGCCACCAATTGGGCGGCCGGGTCGAGCGCGGCGGCGCCGAGGGCGAGCGTTCGGGCGAGTTCGGCCGCGCCTTCCTCACCGTGACCGAGGAATGCGCCCTGTTCGACGGGCTGTGGGCGGTCGGGACACGCCAC of Sphingomonas mesophila contains these proteins:
- a CDS encoding YadA family autotransporter adhesin, producing MNKLLLATSALAIGMSAAPAAAQECTDDAAAGFVRCGDGATVTGTGTVVVGDNATAAGLATAVGQSATAAFINATVYGAYADALGAGATAIGRDAQAGEGGVALGMFANAASFSTALGFSADTLAANSIAIGSLTTASFVDSIVIGDGLTSVGADAAIAIGTDADALGTYSVAIGRNADATGAGAVAFGPGSLAAAQQSVAIGETSSTSGQWNVAIGYQSQATAQGAVALGAFSRADQVDTVSVGNSSSSLYRRIVNVADGIDANDAATLGQVQALISAAPSGDEPYVDINSTGPLASATGTETIAIGGGSTTTGNDAVAIGRSSNAVLSATAVGNFAQATGDSSVALGNDAIANALNSVAIGSFASSGGFANSVALGSGSVNTASNQVQVGGRTIAGVANGSIASGSTEAVNGGQLFSEQQARVAGDTALQNQITTYSNAITALDGRVGTLEGNVTTLQGQVSGLDGRVSAIESGQTAQNGRLDALESSDTSQNSRLTAVETTNTVQDGRLTAVETTNTAQDNRLTAVETTNTAQDGRLTAVEATNTAQDGRLTAVETTNTTQSGQIAALQTSDTAQNGRLTALESSGSSTYVRINGAGGATPVATGSGAIAIGDSAVANGADSVALGRGAQAQSAGAVSIGKGNIATGIGAVAIGDPNVATGVGAVALGNDNIATGQGAVALGNQSQALTEGAVAIGDFALANGTGGVAIGNGASNAAFANSVAIGQGSVNTAANQVNVGGRVVSGVANGVAASDAVNLGQLNAATSGSIAAISALQGDVSGLRGDVDELYELRGEDRKDMKQGIAAAVAMAQPSMPSEPGRVSYSLNGSMFRGEVGVGGAMNYRLNTGAPMAVGVGVSHAGGKNTAVRVGVSGEF
- a CDS encoding beta strand repeat-containing protein; its protein translation is MAFIQGTTGNDPLVGTSDHDLINGLQGNDTISGDDGDDLIRPGTGDDIVDGGSGYNRISYYGAGGDTIASGVTVTLLTPGMAQATGGAGNDTLSNIQHVTGSIHDDVLTGDGGDNWLWGGFDPDANGGLGGPGGNEIISAGGGNDLVEVGAGNHALDGGADIDALSFFSAEVGSTSGVTFSLALQGAAQATGQGNVTASGFERLSGTAYGDMLSGDGDVNFLAGDLGDDTLLGGGGDDALYGDGRIAPDTNGTGYSGPITIYNDVAASFSLTAGNDWLDGGAGNDLIDGGGGSDTASFASWGERVIASLNPSGNGFASNEAGTETDTLVSVENLSGSAFNDSLNGNDFDNVLSGEGGHDLLFGRGGADTLIGGADDDFLRGSDGDDMLNGGTGWDRVSNYLAAPTVGVTINLNVQGVAQNTNYGMDTLIGIEHASGTILNDTLTGDANVNWLWDGSDGIAGGGSGNDTISAGGGNDLVESGGGDDLLDGGAGVDALSFLGGQNEITAAGIVFSLALQGGAQATAQGNITATGFENLSGSIFGDGLTGDNGANLVLGDRGDDILSGGNGDDRLYGDGRLHIDSHGTGGSGPITLWNDVTALEEIAGGNDTLLGGKGDDQLWGGQGNDILTGDQGRDTFAFSADSGDDRITDFGNLDTILFDALSGVDDFSDLIISALGRDTLIEWGTSDSITLDGVRPRSLDSSDFVFEGAAASAMVSAREDVGAALAHGSSFGSQDLAAAQIALDLSATALHAG